From the genome of Neomonachus schauinslandi chromosome 5, ASM220157v2, whole genome shotgun sequence, one region includes:
- the RHNO1 gene encoding RAD9, HUS1, RAD1-interacting nuclear orphan protein 1 isoform X1, which translates to MPPRKKRRQPSQKAQLLFQEPPLEGPKHHYGSPQLTITHTRQVPSKPIDHNTVTSWVSPQFDMTAESWFPVNQKCHHRNQARHASRKSTTSKFPHLTFDSPLFSSCSATLGIPLSRECPGQSEKQISGRPLVPMLSPQSCGEVSAHALQNLPYVFIPPDIQTPESSFVKEGPVPPGQRESSLPSCSFHASTPKSPEPGPVLVKDTPEEKYGIKVTWRKRRHLFTYLRERGKLNKNQFLVKNSLDFSGTSSLKKFS; encoded by the exons atgcCTCCCAGAAAAAAACGCCGCCAGCCTTCCCAGAAAGCCCAGCTGCTATTCCAAGAACCACCACTGGAGGGCCCCAAACACCATTATGGCTCTCCCCAGCTTACCATCACCCACACTAGACAGGTGCCCAGCAAGCCCATTGACCATAACACCGTCACTTCCTGG GTATCACCTCAGTTTGATATGACAGCAGAAAGCTGGTTCCCGGTGAACCAGAAATGTCATCATCGAAACCAGGCAAGACATGCAAGTCGAAAATCTACCACCTCCAAGTTCCCACATCTAACATTTGACAGTCCACTGTTTTCCTCTTGTTCAGCCACGCTTGGGATCCCCTTAAGCAGGGAATGCCCCGGTCAATCAGAAAAGCAAATTTCCGGAAGGCCCTTAGTTCCAATGCTCAGTCCTCAAAGCTGTGGGGAAGTGTCAGCACATGCGCTTCAGAACTTACCTTATGTATTCATTCCCCCTGATATCCAGACCCCAGAGTCATCGTTTGTGAAGGAGGGGCCTGTTCCCCCAGGTCAGAGGGAAAGTAGCCTTCCGAGCTGCTCCTTCCATGCTAGTACTCCCAAGAGCCCAGAGCCTGGGCCTGTTCTAGTTAAAGACACTCCTGAGGAGAAGTATGGGATCAAGGTCACATGGAGGAAACGACGCCACTTGTTTACTTAcctcagggagagagggaagctgAACAAAAACCAGTTCCTTGTGAAAAACTCACTGGATTTCTCCGGCACCAGCAGTCTCAAGAAATTTTCATAA
- the RHNO1 gene encoding RAD9, HUS1, RAD1-interacting nuclear orphan protein 1 isoform X2 encodes MPPRKKRRQPSQKAQLLFQEPPLEGPKHHYGSPQLTITHTRQVSPQFDMTAESWFPVNQKCHHRNQARHASRKSTTSKFPHLTFDSPLFSSCSATLGIPLSRECPGQSEKQISGRPLVPMLSPQSCGEVSAHALQNLPYVFIPPDIQTPESSFVKEGPVPPGQRESSLPSCSFHASTPKSPEPGPVLVKDTPEEKYGIKVTWRKRRHLFTYLRERGKLNKNQFLVKNSLDFSGTSSLKKFS; translated from the exons atgcCTCCCAGAAAAAAACGCCGCCAGCCTTCCCAGAAAGCCCAGCTGCTATTCCAAGAACCACCACTGGAGGGCCCCAAACACCATTATGGCTCTCCCCAGCTTACCATCACCCACACTAGACAG GTATCACCTCAGTTTGATATGACAGCAGAAAGCTGGTTCCCGGTGAACCAGAAATGTCATCATCGAAACCAGGCAAGACATGCAAGTCGAAAATCTACCACCTCCAAGTTCCCACATCTAACATTTGACAGTCCACTGTTTTCCTCTTGTTCAGCCACGCTTGGGATCCCCTTAAGCAGGGAATGCCCCGGTCAATCAGAAAAGCAAATTTCCGGAAGGCCCTTAGTTCCAATGCTCAGTCCTCAAAGCTGTGGGGAAGTGTCAGCACATGCGCTTCAGAACTTACCTTATGTATTCATTCCCCCTGATATCCAGACCCCAGAGTCATCGTTTGTGAAGGAGGGGCCTGTTCCCCCAGGTCAGAGGGAAAGTAGCCTTCCGAGCTGCTCCTTCCATGCTAGTACTCCCAAGAGCCCAGAGCCTGGGCCTGTTCTAGTTAAAGACACTCCTGAGGAGAAGTATGGGATCAAGGTCACATGGAGGAAACGACGCCACTTGTTTACTTAcctcagggagagagggaagctgAACAAAAACCAGTTCCTTGTGAAAAACTCACTGGATTTCTCCGGCACCAGCAGTCTCAAGAAATTTTCATAA